Part of the Spirosoma agri genome is shown below.
CCGACTCTTTCGGATCTTCATGTTCGTCTGGTTGCTGAATTCAATCTACGTCCTGATCAAGCTGAATACATTATTGAAAACTTCGATGCGGTATTTATTTACAGAAAACTGCATGAGATACAGGTAAAAAATTCGTCCAGACGCGTCAACAACATGGGTGCCTATACGGCTCGTGTATTCGGGGTAAAATGAGAAAATAAGGTTTGCTTTAAAGGGAAATAAAAAAACATTTATATACTTGATTTACAATTATTTAAATTAAGTATATAAGTTATAGCTATTAAGCCTTTACGAGCACAATTTACATGAGTGTTCTCATGCCGGCAGGGACCGTTTTACATGTATTTTCGTACTATTTATCGTTTTCTAATTTATCCGCCCGGCTTCGATCCAACCGGTGTACACTCATAGCGAAGAATTCCTGACCGCGCCGTGTGCGATAACCCATTGCGTTTAGCCGTTCGGCGATGGCTGCATACGTCAGACCCTCGTTACGGTAAAGCCGAATCAATTCAGCCGCCTGTAGATTGGCCTTATTGGTTCGCGCATTCTGCTGACGGACATTCAGTCCTGACTGCATGATGGCTGCCGTCATATTAGGCATACCCAGTTTACGGCCCTGATCTTTTTTCGCCTTCAGGGCGGCTTTTGTGCGTTCACTGATCAATTCCCGTTCATGCTGGGCTAGCACAGCCATAATACCCACAGTAAGTGTATTAGCATCGGGGATATCGCAGGCAACAAAGTCAACTTCGGAATTACGCAACGAGAAGATGAACGACACATTGCGACTAAGTCGGTCAAGTTTGGCAATCAGTAGTCTAGCCTGGTGCTGTTTAGCAAAGGCAATAGCAGCCGAGAGTTGCGGTCGATTCGCTTTCTTCCCGGATTCAATTTCGACAAATTCGTCCAGCAGTTCGTCATCTGTCTTTACAAACCGGTGAACGATATCCCGTTGAGCCGAAAGGCCCAAGCCACTTTTACCTTGACCGGCAGTGGACACCCGATAATAGGGTACATATTTCATTTTTGACACATATCGGTGTTATTGAACGACGTAGAAACCCGGTCTTTACTTGTGCGACTCTAAGATTTTCCGCGCGTAAAGATTAACATTTTCCATAACGTTTTAGCAATGGGCGTTGCTAAAACGTTATGGAAGTTCCATGACCCATATCTGCTAGTCTGTTATGGAAACAAAAGTTGTGAGCTGGTTCCGACTTGACTGCCATCCTAACAGAAAAGCGCAGTCGGGTTATCGAAACATCACGATTTGCGTAGTGTGCCTATAGACTCGGTAAAGACAAAGTAATCAGCCTAATTATCTATAATAATCTGATAATCAGCTATCTATTTATTCGTTATGCACGTGCCCGTTACGAGCCAACTACGTAAACTAAACAGTTGATCCTCAATTTATAAATAGTTAACACTGTAGTTACTTTTTAATAAATTCATATACAAATTGGCACAGAATATGCTTATATTTGATTATTAGACGGTATATAAATACCGAAAATTTAATTAAGGTATCGTAATATATGATAATTTATATATATACTAATAAACCAGCTGCTCTGAAAATTATCCCGCCTACTACCGCCGTTTTGGTCAATGATTTACCAGAAGGGAGAT
Proteins encoded:
- a CDS encoding recombinase family protein, coding for MKYVPYYRVSTAGQGKSGLGLSAQRDIVHRFVKTDDELLDEFVEIESGKKANRPQLSAAIAFAKQHQARLLIAKLDRLSRNVSFIFSLRNSEVDFVACDIPDANTLTVGIMAVLAQHERELISERTKAALKAKKDQGRKLGMPNMTAAIMQSGLNVRQQNARTNKANLQAAELIRLYRNEGLTYAAIAERLNAMGYRTRRGQEFFAMSVHRLDRSRADKLENDK